The following are from one region of the Stigmatopora argus isolate UIUO_Sarg chromosome 9, RoL_Sarg_1.0, whole genome shotgun sequence genome:
- the ndufa1 gene encoding NADH dehydrogenase [ubiquinone] 1 alpha subcomplex subunit 1, whose product MWYEILPGLSIMAVCLMIPGIATAHIHKFTNGGKEKRIARYPWQWHLMERDKRVSGTGRYYESKGLENIN is encoded by the exons ATGTGGTATGAAATTCTACCCGGCCTCAGCATCATGGCGGTGTGTCTAATGATTCCTGGAATTGCCACCGCACATATTCATAAATTCACCAATGGTGGCAAG GAAAAAAGAATCGCCCGGTATCCTTGGCAGTGGCACTTGATGGAGAGGGACAAGCGGGTGTCCGGAACGGGACGCTACTATGAATCCAAG GGACTGGAAAATATCAATTGA
- the nkap gene encoding NF-kappa-B-activating protein, giving the protein MPQLSRQGSRSPRHFRNRSRSRSRERSASPDSFGPKLPRPRDKDRERQEREHRLREAKTLKRFKIGSPRRSRSRSRSRERYSVNGPNHNRWSEQREASWRHSGPRDDFYHDQQRDDAHRQRQEELMARRLKERERIGEQGCPEVWGYSPRVKEEDSDEFTPVEDDGKYISSASNSDDEKRKKKKKKIKKKKHKKQSDSGMESDADGVKVKKGKKKKSKKSKKSKKKKAKKSRQSSSESSSEESEEEDDTGEVTWVEKGSAEDLVGPEAPLTLLSQDDKPLDFGHALLPGEGAAMAEYVKAGKRIPRRGEIGLTSNEIADFEKSGYVMSGSRHRRMEAVRLRKENQIYSADEKRALASFNQEERRKRESKILSSFKEMVYRKTKGKEDKQ; this is encoded by the exons ATGCCGCAGTTGAGTCGTCAGGGCTCTCGGAGTCCCCGGCACTTTCGAAACCGTTCTCGCTCCCGTAGCCGAGAGAGGAGCGCGTCTCCGGACAGCTTCGGACCCAAACTACCGAGGCCACGCGACAAGGACCGCGAGCGACAGGAACGAGAGCATCGACTCAGGGAGGCGAAGACCCTCAAACGGTTCAAAATTGGGAGTCCTCGTCGCAGTCGATCTCGTTCCAGATCCCGTGAAAGGTACAGCGTCAACGGCCCAAATCACAACCGCTGGTCGGAGCAGAGGGAAGCTTCGTGGAGGCACAGTGGTCCCAGAGATGATTTTTATCATGATCAGCAGAGAGACGATGCTCACAGGCAGAGACAAGAAGAACTCATGGCGAG GCGGCTGAAGGAGCGAGAAAGGATCGGCGAGCAAGGTTGTCCCGAAGTTTGGGGATATTCGCCGAGGGTGAAAGAAGAAGA CTCGGATGAATTTACACCCGTCGAAGACGATGGAAAATACATCAGCTCCGCGTCCAATTCTGATG AtgaaaagaggaagaagaagaagaagaaaatcaaaaagaaaaagcacaagAAGCAGTCAGACAGCGGCATGGAGTCGGATGCTGATG GGGTGAAAGTAAAGAAAGGCAAGAAAAAGAAGAGCAAAAA GTCCAAGAAATCCAAGAAGAAGAAGGCGAAGAAGAGCCGACAATCTTCAAGCGAGTCCAGCAGCGAAGAGTCTGAGGAAGAGGACGACACCGGCGAGGTCACCTGGGTCGAGAAAGGCTCCGCTGAAGATCTGGTGGGACCCGAAGCCCCGCTCACCCTACTTTCCCAAGACGACAAACCCTTAGA CTTCGGTCACGCCTTGCTGCCAGGTGAGGGCGCGGCCATGGCGGAGTACGTCAAAGCCGGAAAGCGTATTCCGAGAAGAGGAGAAATTGGCCTGACCAGCAACGAGATTGCCGACTTTGAGAAATCGGGCTACGTGATGAGCGGCAGCAG ACATCGGCGCATGGAAGCCGTGCGTCTGCGAAAGGAAAACCAGATCTACAGCGCCGATGAAAAGAGAGCGCTGGCCTCTTTCAACCAAGAGGAACGGCGTAAAAGGGAGAGCAAGATCCTGTCCAGTTTCAAAGAGATGGTATACAGGAAGACCAAAGGAAAAGAGGACAAACAATGA
- the zbtb33 gene encoding transcriptional regulator Kaiso, giving the protein MPTLKLITVTDTQYSATLLKSLNEQRKSGLFCDVTIIVQDKKFRAHKTILSASSNYFQQLFVVSGQVIELDCVRAEIFEHVLNYIYSSKIVRIRSDLLEEFMSAGKTLDVKFIADLATPLSQVTGIPGLSKDEDPQNQKSSGMNMPIISESYSISTEEFNHSSNAGNRDQDSDDDDVMFVSKTDGGARAVKRNASGDVICLDATDLDKPEKVESQECPSPKLREAATGMQKIKPLNGSPSRSPPISSSHLDSPVTPARTGNFTPEPTAAAQSFGNGRATDANDIQGVHKKQIFALPQKGESKIRLLDISESPRNVPQATAAAAAKKTVTLHAATEIDSISSDCKVYANIGENTYDIVPAKDDPGEGGSNSSKEKRSVSEICQNPKSSSPNKKKSKSESQDHYELIMDGKTFYVCTVCKRPYVCRTSLRRHFNTHSWERKYPCRYCDKVFALAEYRTKHEIQHTGERRYQCLMCHGTFLNYQLLSNHCKQVHHVAPSGKKAKDGEDNIYRLLPFKAPPTKPYSWSADGSGGPFIGQDGATYRVPPGQEGAPPPAQGQALNWDDIFESEDHVLMGRPGAPANAVPPDVKPDFNFNISETY; this is encoded by the coding sequence ATGCCGACCCTAAAGCTGATCACCGTGACGGACACTCAATATTCAGCTACGTTGCTGAAGTCACTGAACGAGCAACGCAAGAGTGGATTATTTTGCGACGTCACCATCATCGTACAAGACAAGAAATTCCGCGCCCACAAAACCATCCTGTCTGCATCTAGCAATTACTTCCAACAGCTCTTTGTTGTCTCCGGGCAAGTCATCGAACTCGACTGCGTCCGAGCGGAGATCTTCGAACACGTCCTCAATTACATCTACAGCTCCAAGATCGTCCGTATTCGCTCGGACTTGCTGGAGGAGTTCATGAGCGCCGGGAAGACCCTCGACGTCAAGTTCATCGCCGACCTGGCGACCCCGTTGTCCCAAGTTACAGGTATTCCCGGTTTATCCAAGGACGAAGACCCCCAAAACCAGAAATCGTCCGGGATGAACATGCCCATCATCTCGGAGTCCTACTCCATATCCACGGAGGAGTTCAACCACTCCAGCAACGCCGGCAACAGGGACCAGGActccgacgacgacgacgtcaTGTTCGTCTCAAAGACGGACGGCGGGGCTCGAGCTGTCAAACGGAACGCCTCGGGGGACGTCATTTGCCTGGACGCGACCGATTTGGATAAACCTGAAAAGGTTGAAAGCCAAGAATGTCCAAGCCCAAAACTGAGAGAAGCAGCCACGGGAATGCAAAAGATAAAGCCCCTTAACGGAAGCCCGTCGCGCAGTCCCCCAATCAGCTCCAGTCACCTCGATTCGCCCGTCACGCCGGCGAGAACCGGCAACTTCACCCCGGAGCCGACCGCCGCCGCTCAATCGTTCGGAAACGGCCGAGCGACGGACGCCAACGACATACAGGGGGTCCACAAAAAGCAAATCTTCGCCTTACCCCAGAAAGGGGAATCCAAAATCCGACTATTGGACATCTCGGAAAGTCCCAGGAACGTCCCCCAagccacggcggcggcggcggcgaagaaGACGGTCACACTTCACGCGGCCACGGAAATCGATTCCATTTCCTCGGATTGCAAAGTGTACGCCAACATCGGAGAGAACACTTACGACATCGTACCGGCGAAGGACGACCCGGGCGAGGGGGGCTCCAACTCCAGCAAAGAGAAGCGATCGGTGTCGGAAATTTGCCAGAACCCCAAGTCGTCGTCGCCCAACAAGAAAAAGTCCAAATCCGAGTCCCAGGACCACTACGAGCTGATCATGGACGGCAAGACTTTCTACGTGTGCACCGTGTGCAAGCGTCCTTACGTTTGCCGGACCAGCCTGCGGCGCCACTTCAACACGCACTCGTGGGAAAGGAAGTACCCGTGCCGCTACTGCGATAAGGTCTTCGCCCTGGCCGAGTACAGGACTAAGCACGAAATCCAGCACACGGGCGAGCGGCGCTACCAGTGCCTGATGTGCCACGGCACCTTCCTCAACTACCAGCTGCTCTCCAACCACTGCAAGCAAGTCCACCACGTGGCCCCCAGCGGCAAGAAGGCCAAGGACGGCGAAGACAACATCTACCGCCTACTGCCTTTCAAGGCCCCACCCACCAAGCCGTACTCGTGGAGCGCCGACGGCTCGGGGGGGCCCTTCATCGGCCAGGACGGCGCCACATACCGCGTGCCCCCCGGCCAAGAGGGCGCCCCGCCGCCCGCCCAGGGCCAGGCCCTGAACTGGGACGATATTTTCGAATCGGAGGATCACGTGCTGATGGGCCGACCGGGGGCGCCCGCCAACGCCGTCCCTCCCGATGTCAAACCGGACTTCAATTTTAATATTTCCGAGACGTACTGA
- the tmem255a gene encoding transmembrane protein 255A isoform X1, whose protein sequence is MPPASSLQSSGLTLSEISIGSFKRRKRKSIIVTAMLLIVSLLILIFGLAATTRTQNITVGGYYPGLILGFGSFLGIIGSHLIENKRQMLVASIVFISFGVVAAFCCAIVDGVFAARHIDLRPLYAGRCDYLSSETASEREVRCQTSSRPSCNLRVRSNTCYCCELYNCDKEHPLMGLQNRDGLKKFKKASMIWNRVDAMGGYHEYTDVKSCQDVVHLYHLLWSATVLNIVALFLGIIAAAVLGGFKDMTPAQPSNSASEPEAITASADSVAPPRVDSYRNSAPRLPPYAAYDTRGSFMFPDSSALSEDSQSGASHLWPTLVPPRYSPPHEDPNDKPPPYSP, encoded by the exons GTTCTTttaagaggaggaagaggaaatcAATCATCGTCACGGCGATGCTCCTCATCGTCTCGCTGCTCATCCTGATCTTCGGCCTGGCCGCCACCACCAGGACGCAGAACATCACGGTCGGGGGCTACTACCCGGGCCTCATT CTGGGATTTGGCTCTTTCCTGGGAATCATCGGCTCGCATTTGATCGAGAACAAGAGGCAGATG ctTGTGGCTTCTATTGTCTTCATCAGCTTTGGAGTGGTGGCTGCATTCTGCTGCGCTATTGTCGATGGAGTTTTTGCTGCCAGGCACATT GACCTGAGGCCTCTGTATGCGGGACGTTGCGACTACCTCTCCAGCGAGACGGCATCCGAGCGAGAA GTGCGCTGCCAGACCTCGTCTCGCCCGTCCTGCAACCTGCGCGTGAGGAGCAACACGTGCTACTGCTGCGAACTCTACAACTGCGACAA agagCATCCTCTAATGGGACTTCAGAATAgagatggtttaaaaaaattcaagaaagCATCCATGATTTGGAA CCGCGTGGACGCGATGGGCGGGTACCACGAGTACACGGACGTGAAGAGCTGCCAGGATGTGGTGCACCTCTACCACCTGCTTTGGTCGGCCACCGTCCTCAACATCGTGGCCCTCTTCCTGGGCATCATCGCCGCCGCCGTGCTGGGCGGCTTCAAAGACATG ACCCCGGCTCAACCGTCCAACAGCGCATCCGAACCGGAGGCCATCACGGCTTCGGCGGACTCCGTCGCCCCGCCGCGTGTCGACTCCTACCGAAACTCCGCCCCCCGCCTGCCGCCGTACGCGGCCTACGACACGCGG GGTTCCTTCATGTTCCCCGACTCGTCCGCCTTGTCCGAGGACTCGCAATCCGGAGCCAGTCACCTGTGGCCCACCCTGGTGCCCCCTCGCTACTCCCCGCCTCACGAGGACCCGAATGACAAGCCCCCACCGTACAGCCCCTAG
- the tmem255a gene encoding transmembrane protein 255A isoform X2: MLLIVSLLILIFGLAATTRTQNITVGGYYPGLILGFGSFLGIIGSHLIENKRQMLVASIVFISFGVVAAFCCAIVDGVFAARHIDLRPLYAGRCDYLSSETASEREVRCQTSSRPSCNLRVRSNTCYCCELYNCDKEHPLMGLQNRDGLKKFKKASMIWNRVDAMGGYHEYTDVKSCQDVVHLYHLLWSATVLNIVALFLGIIAAAVLGGFKDMTPAQPSNSASEPEAITASADSVAPPRVDSYRNSAPRLPPYAAYDTRGSFMFPDSSALSEDSQSGASHLWPTLVPPRYSPPHEDPNDKPPPYSP, encoded by the exons ATGCTCCTCATCGTCTCGCTGCTCATCCTGATCTTCGGCCTGGCCGCCACCACCAGGACGCAGAACATCACGGTCGGGGGCTACTACCCGGGCCTCATT CTGGGATTTGGCTCTTTCCTGGGAATCATCGGCTCGCATTTGATCGAGAACAAGAGGCAGATG ctTGTGGCTTCTATTGTCTTCATCAGCTTTGGAGTGGTGGCTGCATTCTGCTGCGCTATTGTCGATGGAGTTTTTGCTGCCAGGCACATT GACCTGAGGCCTCTGTATGCGGGACGTTGCGACTACCTCTCCAGCGAGACGGCATCCGAGCGAGAA GTGCGCTGCCAGACCTCGTCTCGCCCGTCCTGCAACCTGCGCGTGAGGAGCAACACGTGCTACTGCTGCGAACTCTACAACTGCGACAA agagCATCCTCTAATGGGACTTCAGAATAgagatggtttaaaaaaattcaagaaagCATCCATGATTTGGAA CCGCGTGGACGCGATGGGCGGGTACCACGAGTACACGGACGTGAAGAGCTGCCAGGATGTGGTGCACCTCTACCACCTGCTTTGGTCGGCCACCGTCCTCAACATCGTGGCCCTCTTCCTGGGCATCATCGCCGCCGCCGTGCTGGGCGGCTTCAAAGACATG ACCCCGGCTCAACCGTCCAACAGCGCATCCGAACCGGAGGCCATCACGGCTTCGGCGGACTCCGTCGCCCCGCCGCGTGTCGACTCCTACCGAAACTCCGCCCCCCGCCTGCCGCCGTACGCGGCCTACGACACGCGG GGTTCCTTCATGTTCCCCGACTCGTCCGCCTTGTCCGAGGACTCGCAATCCGGAGCCAGTCACCTGTGGCCCACCCTGGTGCCCCCTCGCTACTCCCCGCCTCACGAGGACCCGAATGACAAGCCCCCACCGTACAGCCCCTAG